A single genomic interval of Streptomyces sp. BA2 harbors:
- a CDS encoding response regulator transcription factor, with protein MSSLLLLTNALQPSTEVLPALGLLLHNVRVAPAEGPALVDTPGADVILIDGRRDLPQVRSLCQLLRSTGPGCPLVLVVTEGGLAAVTADWGIDDVLLDTAGPAEVEARLRLAMGRQSITADDSPMEIRNGDLSVDEATYSAKLKGRVLDLTFKEFELLKYLAQHPGRVFTRAQLLQEVWGYDYFGGTRTVDVHVRRLRAKLGVEHESLIGTVRNVGYRFVTPEKVERADGGTSLLERSRELGGEEKAKAARPPAEGEHREIPKRDAPPAVSAPKSPPKEAVVRPAQR; from the coding sequence ATGAGTTCTCTGCTGCTCCTCACCAATGCCCTTCAGCCGTCGACGGAGGTGCTTCCCGCCCTCGGCCTGCTGCTGCACAACGTGCGGGTGGCCCCCGCCGAAGGCCCGGCCCTCGTCGACACCCCTGGTGCCGACGTCATCCTGATCGACGGCCGCCGTGACCTCCCGCAGGTCCGCAGCCTCTGCCAGCTCCTCCGCTCCACGGGACCCGGCTGTCCACTCGTCCTCGTCGTCACGGAGGGCGGCCTCGCGGCCGTCACCGCCGACTGGGGCATCGACGACGTACTCCTCGACACCGCGGGACCCGCCGAGGTCGAGGCACGCCTCCGCCTCGCGATGGGCCGCCAGTCGATCACCGCAGACGACTCCCCCATGGAGATCCGCAACGGCGATCTCTCCGTGGACGAGGCGACGTACAGCGCGAAGCTGAAGGGCCGGGTCCTCGACCTGACCTTCAAGGAGTTCGAGCTGCTCAAGTACCTGGCGCAGCACCCGGGGCGCGTCTTCACGCGGGCCCAGCTGCTCCAGGAGGTCTGGGGCTACGACTACTTCGGCGGCACGCGGACGGTCGACGTCCACGTACGGCGACTTCGCGCGAAGCTCGGCGTCGAGCACGAGTCGCTCATCGGCACCGTCCGGAATGTCGGCTATCGCTTCGTGACGCCCGAGAAGGTCGAACGTGCCGATGGGGGCACCTCCCTGCTCGAGCGAAGCCGAGAGCTTGGGGGAGAGGAGAAGGCCAAGGCGGCGCGGCCGCCGGCCGAGGGTGAGCACAGGGAGATCCCGAAGCGGGATGCGCCACCCGCCGTGTCCGCGCCGAAGTCCCCGCCGAAGGAAGCTGTCGTACGCCCTGCCCAGCGGTAG